The nucleotide sequence GGGACGGGCTTGGGCCGCTGCTGTATGTGGAGGTAGACGGGGTTCCCGCTCTTCTCATAGTTCCACCCCACGCCCTCCTTCCCGAACGCAATAAACGAGCTGAGATCCACGTACAGCCCCCCTTCCGACCTCTGGCCGGCGCGACACGGAACAAGATCAGTCCATCGGAAAACGAATCAAACAATAGCCGCGAGAAGAGATCGGAAGGGAGGCTACCGGAGTGTCGAACGAGATACAGCACTCCGTCTTGTAGATGCGGTTGGTGGGCTCCGGGATCCGAACCCTGGAGAGGTGCGAGCGGAGGAGCTCCATCGGCGACGATCAGCGGTTTCAGGAAGAgataaaggaggaggaggaggagatcgaaGAGAGGGCGGTGCTAGGGTTTTCCTCGCTGTTATCGCGGGGAAGAGGGAAAGAGACGGAGGGAGAGAGGGGAGGAGGGGGGGGATTCTTTTCTTGCGCCGATATCCTTTCGGCGCGCCTAGAGCTTGACGTCTTTTGAAGTCATTTGCGAAGCGCGTCCTCGAGGTTTCTCGGGAAACGGAAACGGTTAGGGAGACGATTCCCGTCGGAGAAACAGAGCACGTTCATTGAGCTGAAACAGAGATCCAAGAACAATGGCATTCAAGATCAACCCATCGGAAAGAAATTTACTAGTTCTATACACATCAAACACCAACACAATTCTACATCATCTTTAGCCTTCAGAACTGATCAAAGACGTGGTCTCTATCAGAGAAGTCGAGAGTGCCTTCGTGGAACCCTGGCCTGAAGAGGAGTCTGAGGAGAAGCATTTGGTGTTACTGTCATCCAAGAGAGCTTGGAGTTTCCTTGGCGTCGGAGGCTTGTCAACGTCAAGAGCACCCTCCAGAATCTGAACAACCTGCGCCATCGATGGCCTGTGGGCTTCATCGTCCTGAATGCACCAGCAAGCAACTCTACATGCTCTCTCAAGCTCTGATATGTCGGCGTTTCCATGCAGCCGCGGATCCAACAGGCTAAGAATGTCACCTTCCACCAACTTCGTCGCAGCCAACACGGGGAAGAAGGGATCGTCTTCCCGGGATTGCTCCGTGTTTCTTCTCCCGGATATGAGTTCTAAGAGTGTCATACCGTAACTGTAGGCGTCGGCTTTGGGGGTGATGGCCTCGCCGGAGATCCATTCTGGAGCGAGGTAGCCCACGGTTCCTCTCATCGTGGTCAAGACCTTGCTGAAGTCTCGGCCAACGAGCTTTGCCAGGCCGAAGTCGGCCAGCTTCGGGTGAAAGGATTCGTCCAAGAGTATGTTCTCCGGCTTCACGTCGCAGTGTATGATGCAGTCCCTGCATTGCTCGTGCAGATAAGCTAATCCTCGAGCTGTTCCGATGGCGATGTTATACCTTGTCAACCAGGCCATAGCCGGGGAACCTTTACTAAACAGATGCGTGTTTAGAGAACCATTCGTCATGTAATCGTAAACCAGCAACCTCTTGTTGGCTTCGGAGCAGAATCCACGAAGACGAACCAGGTTAACATGTTGAATCATTCCCAGAGTGCTCACTTCGTTGCGGAATTGCTTCTCCCCTTGATGTACAAGGCTTCTgagcttttttacagcgatgagaGTGGAGTCAGGCAGAGTCCCTTTGAACACTGAACCGAAACCTCCTCCGCCCAACCGCTCCGAGAAGTTCCTGGTCATCCGCTGCAAGTCACCATACCTGAAGACCACCAGATTACCCTCCGTTGCTTCGTCAGTACCGAGTTCTCTTTTCCCAAGTTGTCTCAAGAACAGCACCAGGGCAGAAGCCAAGAGAGCGAGAGCAACGGCAGCACCAACCACCACGAGCTTGAGGGTCCTTCTTGTCTCTCTCCCGGGCATCGGCAGCTCCGAAGCAGCTAAACGGACATACACTGTTTCTCGCCTGGATCCATCAGACAGCTCCTGGAGATTCAGCAGATCACCATACCAGGCAGAACATCCGCCATCGTAGGAATAAGCAGTGCACGAACAATTCTGCAAGCACAACAATTCGCACTCCTCGACACTGGCAGCTGCTAAGGAACGGGGATCATCCGGCAGTTGGGTACCAGAGATGGCAAAGAACCTGTCATCTTTGCCGCACTGCAACGGGGTGTTCCTCGCGCATCCCTGGCGTCGATCGCCCAATTGCCAGTCCACGGGGGACTTCTCGCTGAAACCTTTGATGCAGCTGCAGAATGGTAAGCCGTTCTCGTTGCAGCTGCCGAAAGGCCCGCAGAGAGCGTAGACATCGCACTGTTTCTTGGGCAGAGCCAGGAACCTAATCCACTCCTGGGCTTCTTCCACCCAAGCAAGTTGAGTGAGCTGCCCCGAGATGTCTAATATGGTTCTGGTGATCATGTCGCCCCTGAGTTCATACACGAAGTAGTTGGTCGTGGAGTTGGAGAAGAACTCGACAGAGACGTTGACCACCGTCGGATCCTGGCGGTAGGCCGTCATCTCCGGGACCGAGCTAAAGAAATGCCCATTCCAAGGCCCTGTACTCCAGTACTGCTTAGACCCGTTCCACAGTAGAATGAATTGGGTTAGACCGGAAGGATCCAACTCCACGGAGAAGATGCCAGCAGCAGGATCATCGGAGTTCCGCCATGAAGTGAGGACTGGACCTTTTCCGGTCACTTTGTTCATCACAAACTTTACCCCGGGGAGCCATGTATCAGTTGGGTGATCATAGCTCTGCCAAAGGAGCTTGGATGGGTCAGACCAGTCTCTGAGGATAAGGTTTCCCGAGTCGAGGATCTCAGCGACCGTGGCGTTGGAGGCCGTGGACGTGAGGTTGGTGGACCAAACTTGTGCATCAGACTGGCCGAGGAGTACCAAGTTGCCGTCATCGGAGATCTTGAGCTGAGATGTGGCTGGGTCGAATACGGGATTGTTTCTATTTGCTACCCAGATCGGAGTAAGCTTCGAGACCTTCTTGAATAAGATGCCTATGTAGTGGCGGCTGGGACTCTGTTCACCTACTTGGAAGAAGCCGAGCACAAAGTTGCCACCCGGGGAGGTGATGGTCTGGTTTCCGGAGAGACTGTGGTTCGAGGAGATGTAATCGACTGCAAACGCGAGGGTGCCATTTACACagacgaagaagaggaggaagaagagggtcgGGAAGTGAGAAAACAAGGAGAGATGTCTCCGCGAAGCCATGATGAGCCGACTcacgagatagatagatagatagatagataaatagTTGAGAGAACAGACGATAGATGATGGGACATCTGATGGGCCATGAAATGAGAGCTGATAGATGAGAGTCTGGGGACGAGggcaagagagagaagaggagagacATTGGCAAGTGTCATGTGAGACAGGCTTCCTTTCTCTCAACCACAAACGGGTAAAAAGCCATGACAGCCTAAAGAAGAGACAAGAATTGCCATGCAGTAACACTGAGAGCGAAGCTACCTTCGTCTTCCTCCGTGAGGCTTTCTGGCGTACGCGGGGAAGACTTCCTGCGACTCCTGAAAGTAGTAGTCCACTGCAAAATATGCTCTTTGGAGACTTTCGCCCTTTGCGCTGTACCGATTCGATACATGcaacaatttatatatatatatatatatatatatatatataggcttaCGATGTTTTTATAGATGcatcaaaaatactataaatatattCAATAATAGTATAACTGAtaagtttttttaaaataattttattctcaaattaataaaaaatatatatattcaaaaaatcacaaagggttattagttgtatttttttatcaataattttaagttgtagtgttatatatatgattaaaaattataattgacataaaaattaagtttttttaCATATTGTTTATCTCAAAACAATAAAAATAGCATGCTTTCCTGaaaaaaactctttttttttttgcttttctattctcaaatttattttttttatttaattttttttccttaataTCTCTCGTCACAAGGCTTGTCATCTTTAtctcaccttttttttttattctctcatctaataaaaaaaaaaaccaaagatgAAGAGTCTCGCGGACGTGGAGAGACAACAAGAGACTCAAGATATTAGAGGAAAAAATAacatcaaattaaaaaaataaaatagtgcTACTTCAAATTGATGTTTTTATTGTTTTATGATCAATAAcatgtaaaaaaatattttttatgtcaattatattattttatcatatatatatatatatatatatatatatatatatatatataaacactatAACTAAAAATACAAATTGATGCATGCATTCAGGCCACCGGTGATGTCCAAATAGATGCACATTAATTCACCGTAGTAGTTGGATTGCATTAAAAGCTACACACAACGGTCTCACCAACTTACGCATGTGTCAGGTAATGAACATAATTTGCTTTTGAGTTAATATCGTGTGCACTTATGTTTCATCATCAACTCATATTTATATTATCATTTATTGTCCATCTCCCACGGAGACCAGACATTATAGATGATAATTACACTCCGAATACACATTGCACTACCCCGATCTGATCTAATTATATCATATTTAATCTGTTTTAATGAAAAAATAAATGAAGATGGTATCTCTTGCCCTTCCTCACTTTATACTTCAGATTCTCCGACACATTAGTGCTTCATTCGATCTAGATGTAAGTGTGATGTAGAAACTAAGTCATCTTATGCTTAAATTGATTAAATCAAAATATTCAAGAAATACAAGATACAAGTGAGTATTGTTCATGATTAAATGACACATCTCGAGGACTTTTTACAGTAAGATCGTGTAATtatcaaattaaaataataatttaattaatgaaaCGATTAATTATTTGGTGACAAAGAGAATATTATATAGTATTCAGATTAAAAGGAGAACACAAATATCAACATACATATGTCTACCCATGTGAACAATGGTATAAGACGGACGGTCATAAACTCATCTCCCTTATTGCCTATAAGGAtaaaaagctaaggggagattgttaGAGATAGTTAGAGactatattattataaaatattctataaaatattcaatCACTTTATGACCATATATAAAAGATCGTATTCAACACAATGAAATGAGAATCACTTTTTGATCACTCGCGTCTATACTTATATACTCATATTAATAATTTGGATGTTAAAGGAATTAAGTAAAAAAATCTATCTGAACCTCGATCTTCGTACATGTAACACCTCAATAACTCAACGTTTTAATATCGAATGTACCTCGTGTATGGTCCTATACACATAAATCCGAATCATATTAGATTGATTAAGACATGAATTATTGGTAGGTTGCTCACATGTCACTCCCGTTATATGTGCTAAACCCACCCACCCGTCCATCCATCCTATAAAAAATaatccaaaaatataataaaataaattcgaGAAAAAAGAATGACTACAAACCGTACCTCCATTTGGACGACGGCGATGAAATCGTGGATGCCTTCTGTGCGCCGATCTAACGACGACGACCGTCCGATGACCTGATCGGATCGGTAGGCGGGAAGGCGCCGTCTCGGGTTAAATAGCGACGGGGAGGAAGTGGGTTTACATGGATTCACTTCACCGGAGCAGGACACCGGACATCGATTTAAGGTTGCATGGAAACGACAGTGCAATAAAGTTAGGTCATAATAAGTATGGGGCACGTTGTGTACATCCATCTGCTTGCATTAATCATCCATTTACTCCTCTCCGATTGTTGATGATGTGATGCATCTCATTTTGTTGTAGTGGCCTTATCATATCGTATGAggtttggtggatgcattgttttgttttctttggcTTTTTGATATTTAGGGTTAAcggtaaatttataattttaatatcaaaaatattgattggcaaaaaaaattattatgtgcTCGTCTTATTAGTAAATTGTCAAATATGTCACGGGTTTTATTATACTATTTAatgtgataaaaaattattttattttatgtaaaaTAACTCTATGTgatcattataatattatttattcttttaaaaaattataaggagGTATCGATTTTCAATAAGGATCGAAATGAACGATTCTTCTTCATTAGCATCAATTTGGACTAAGTCTTCGATTTGGACTAGTCTAGTCTACACACTTTAGTTGACACCCTTTCTTTTGAGAGGAGAGAATTATGGTGCTATCAAGTCCATGGATGATAAATTGGGGCTGCTCTAAGTCTTGCCCCTTAAGGTATGCTTCACTTCTCAAGGCACTTTCTCTTCTCCTAATGCAATAGATGGGCTTCTAACTTTAAGTTGCTCTCATGTAAGGATAAATCTTGGGGAGTTGAGTATTTGGTTGTTCAACCCCGATAACAAAGCAATGGCCGTGAGTTTAGAGTGTCACATAGTGCATTTTGGATCCTCCACTAATTGGCCTCAAATTTGGGAGCTGTCGACCATGGACAACATGACTTGCTACACTTAATGGTCGAGGGCCTCGGGACCCCTTCAATCGAAGCATTAGCTAGCCAAGGTGGTTCTATGACAACTTGGGTCTATGGCAGGTGAAGTGGCTTGCTAGGCTTTTGAAGCACCACTAGCGGTTGAGGAAGAACGATAGGCAGTGACTATGCTAGCTATGAGAGTAAGGAAACGATTGACTACATCATCCCGATAAGAGAGTATGGACTTACTAGATAAGGTTTAGGAAAACATATGTCGGAACCGACTTGTGGATTGCCATCATCATTAGAGTGGAGAGACTCGAGTCATTAAATAATCGTTAATATTATATGAAGGTTTAGGTAGAGGTTGAGGTATTGAGCATCAAGAACATCTACTATTGGCCTCTTTGGTGAAAATGTTATAGGTCTAAAGTGGTGCATCCTTGATCTAATGCTAGTTGAATAGATCGATAGTGTGACGCTCTTATGACATAGAGTCCTTCTTATAGTGCTAAAATGATAGTTGAAAGATCAATGATACCTTTGTCAACTTAACTCGATTTTGAATCACATGTGTAGTTTGACCCAGGTGAAATATTTCCTTCTgaatttatcattattattgggCTAAGGTGACAACCATGTCATTCTGATAATCGTATTGCGAGCTACAACTAGGAGATGAGTTCTCCGCTTTAAAGAGTTAATCGTGAATTTAATTATTCTAACATCAAATATGCTAACTAATAAAAGCATCATATTAATGTAAGAAAACATATATTAATTGTTTAAAAACTTTATGTGATCATCATAACATTACTAAAACTCGTCTCAATCATTtacttaaaaaaaattcaatcatTTTTAATCACTCGAATCTATATTATTTAAACGGATTTGAAACTTGAGATTTTATTAACTATACTTATGGTTAAATGAGACTAGATCACGAGATATATTGATCATTCTATGGTTAAATGAGACTAGATTATGAGATATATTGATCCATTTAAACCTGATTTAAAGTACCTAATTCAATGAAAGGTTTGAATAGTAAAATAGATATCCAAATTATAGCTTATAAATAATTAGTTCATTCAAGTAAACTAATATGTACTTTTACTTATATGCATTCATATATGAACCATACTTAGCTTCTACTTTGTCTCTACGTGCTAGACATGTGTTTCTATAAAAATACAAGattgttataatattatattatgacaTACGATGTTAGATTAAATCTATGTTGAtaatgttgatagagagttgaagATTGAATAAATGCATAAAAGAAAATCTTCCAATCAAAATTGGTGGGTCTTGTAGTCATCAAGTTTCTTATATGCATAAAAAATCATTAATGAAATATCATATTTAGCTGCTCATTTACTTTAATTTGAGCATAAATAGAGTTGTGATGATACAATCTCGAGTAGAAACACGTGATATCTTAGTAAATTAACAACAAATGAATTGTCACCCTCGTTTATGATAAACATCGAGGACAAGATTaacatatatttaattaaattaaaaaattaataaatatatcaaTCAATTAAAACGTAGGGTATTCTGGCCACTCACCTAAAGCGAATAATTATCGAACCCACCCAAATCATATAATTCCTCTCGAACCCTCGTGCTTGGATTCGATGAACAATAacaagaatatttaaatatttattaaattatttttaaattgtcCTTCTATCTCCTTAGATGACTGTGCTAACATTTTATGATATTATAATCAATAATTATCAACATAATAATTGTGGAAGGAAATCAAAATTTTCCATTGAACCCACTTGGCAGCCCAATGGGCCCAAAACCCTAAACCCCTTCCCTCAAAAAAGAATCTCTTTCCCCCCACATAAAACACCGAACCGAAACCTTATCTTCCCCACTGTTCGCCCAATGAGCTCATCGCTTCTGATGGCGACGATGAGCTCCCCCTCTTCCTCTCTCATCCGCCTCAGAGCCCTACCATCCGCGCCTTCACCAACCTCTAACCTTCTGCTCCCCGCCTCGATGCTCCCTCGCCCCGCCTTCTCCTCCCGCCGCCGGGTCGTCTCCCGGTCACGTGGCATCGGAGGCGCCCCTGCGGCGATCCGCGCAATGGCCGTCGACTCCGATTACTCGTCGAGGAGGGGCGGCAGCAGCGAGCCGAGGGAGACGATCATGCTCCCCGGCTGCGATTACAACCACTGGCTCATCGTGATGGAGTTCCCGAAGGATCCGGCGCCCACGCGGGAGCAGATGATCGAGACCTATCTCAACACTCTCGCCACCGTCCTGGGAAGGTAGATTCCTTTGTTTATCTTGTTATCTTTGTGCATTACATGATTGTTTTTGTCTATCTTAATGCTAATTATTGGGAGACGGATTGACTTGTTTACTGATTATTTGGTGTTGTCGTCCTTTTCTTTAGGGTTTACATTGCTCAATTAAGGGCAACCGAGTGAAATTTGCAGATATAGACTTTGAAATAGTTGATTTCTCTGAATTAGACTATTAGATTGTAGAGAAAGCTAAAGATTTTGCTACTTGAAGGATATGTTTGATCATGAAATgttaagaaaatattcagataGTTGGGCTAATCGCATGAACTTGTGCAAACATTGAGATAGTTACACAATTCCAGATCTGATAATTTAGTCATATAATAAGTTGCTCAGAGACTCAATCTCTTCAAAGGTGCATCCTTTTATAAACTGGTATGTGGTGCAAGAAAAGTTGGTTATCCTGTCAGTTTGAGCGACATATAACTATGATTAATTACTTGTTTGATCCTGCCACATCGGATGTTTTGGAGTTTACACATCAAATAATTGAGGTATGATTCTTTTAAAGCAATTGAAAGATGAATAACTGATATGTGTTCTTATCATTTTGTGAGATTCTTTTTTGGGCATCGTTTGTAATTTGTATCATATCATCCCATTTCTTTCTCGCTATCCATAACATTCCACTCCATGCTGCACTTCTGTGAAAAATTATGTGCATGAAATTGTTCTagattcattgcatgaaaacttGTGATGCCTATGGACTGCTTTCTAATTTGGACCTGATAAATGCTGTATGATACCTTCAGAAATTCCCACTCGGTCAACATGTCAATCGAATTGACTGTGTTAGTAGAAGATGGATGATGAAATTTTAATAGGGAAGTAAAATATCCCATTTGAACTTTTAAGTCTGTTCCAAATGCCATGTGGAACaggcaaaaaaataaaacaacGACAACATATATCAACATCCTGTTCCTCTTTCGACAAATGGATGCAACATCTGCGTTGCTATGCCTACTCATCATTAATACTATGCTGCTTTCACATACATTGAATAGTTAATGATTAGCATATCTCATTCAGTCCATCATTTTTTGGATGCATTTGGTTTTATAATGagacattataaaaaaaattcaaagccTCTACATTGGAACATCAAACCCTCACAGTCGATCTATTGATGAAAGCTGATCTTAGTTTCTGCCTGTTTGGCACAAATGATAGTGACAAAAAGTTATGTTTGCACTAGGATGTACTTTGCAAACTGACTCAAAGAGTATTTGTCATTTaattagaaaatatatattattcaatCAGAACAAGTTGTTTACATTGAAACGAGAACATAGGCTTTTATAGTTTGATGTGATGACAGATCCCTGCTTATCAAAACATGGATGATTAAGATAGATTATTTGAGAGGCTTTTAGATGCACCATAAGTGTGTGATATTCATGGTGCTCTTAGGAACAAAAATTACAAACACAATGGGACTTGAGGTTGTACTGAATAGTTTTTTTATGTGAATACCTTGAATTTTTATTTCTGAATCACAAATGTTCTCATGATGGTGTTCTTTTTAATGTTAGAATCCATGTTGTAAGTAGCATTAATATAAAGCAAATTGTTGACATAAATGGTATTGCCTGAAATTATATATGTACAAGCTTGGTAAATTTATTGTTGTTTATTTCAATTCTTCACTCTCTCATGTATCTCTTGCAGCATGGAAGAAGCTAAGAAGAACATGTATGCTTTCAGCACAACCACATATACTGGATTCCAGTGCACTGTATCTGAAGAAACATCAGAAAAATTTAAAGGTACTCTTACATTTGTGATAATATCAAATCCTTGGTTGTTTATTCTTAAATTGTTTGCACAATTTTTTGTTGCATTCAGGTTTACCAGGAGTCCTCTGGGTGCTGCCCGATTCATACATTGATGTGAAGAACAAAGATTATGGAGGTTAGTTGAAAGCACTTAAATATTCATATTATTTTGATGTTCAAATTGTTGTCTTTCTTCCTGTCTTCAGGTGATAGATACATAACTGGCGAGATAATACCATGTGCTTAGATTCATGATTACATTATTGCCTTCCTTCCCTTTTCAGGTGATAAATACATAAATGGGGAGATAATCCCATGTACATATCCTACTTATCAACCGAAGCAACGTGGATCAAAGAACGAAAGTAGAAAATATGTGAGGCGGAGGGATGGCCCTCCACCAGAACGCAGAAGACCGGCTGGAGAAACCCCTCAGGCTGGGTCTGCTTCCGCATGAGGCATGATCTCTGCATGACCTTCTATTATGTCTCATTCGtagaaatatcattttcataccTCTAATGTCATCTTTTGTAGGCATCAATTGGTGTCGGATAAAACAGTGACGATTGGTCAACTATATACTTTTATGCATGGAGCACGCCATTTCTTGCTAGGGTAATCTAAAGGTGTGCATTGAGCTGTGTGGTTGATTTATTTACGTCTCTACTTCGTCAGGTTTATGTCCATATAGCTCTAGTGATCTGATCAAGAGTTGTAAGCTACTTTGTATGAACCGAGACGTGAAGCTGATGATCAAACTAGGTCCTATTTTGGCATATCTCTGGTCATTTGGTAGCAAGCTGATGTGTTATTGTAATATTCATATCAGA is from Musa acuminata AAA Group cultivar baxijiao chromosome BXJ3-8, Cavendish_Baxijiao_AAA, whole genome shotgun sequence and encodes:
- the LOC135644461 gene encoding multiple organellar RNA editing factor 9, chloroplastic-like → MSSSLLMATMSSPSSSLIRLRALPSAPSPTSNLLLPASMLPRPAFSSRRRVVSRSRGIGGAPAAIRAMAVDSDYSSRRGGSSEPRETIMLPGCDYNHWLIVMEFPKDPAPTREQMIETYLNTLATVLGSMEEAKKNMYAFSTTTYTGFQCTVSEETSEKFKGLPGVLWVLPDSYIDVKNKDYGGDKYINGEIIPCTYPTYQPKQRGSKNESRKYVRRRDGPPPERRRPAGETPQAGSASA
- the LOC135644115 gene encoding G-type lectin S-receptor-like serine/threonine-protein kinase At2g19130 translates to MASRRHLSLFSHFPTLFFLLFFVCVNGTLAFAVDYISSNHSLSGNQTITSPGGNFVLGFFQVGEQSPSRHYIGILFKKVSKLTPIWVANRNNPVFDPATSQLKISDDGNLVLLGQSDAQVWSTNLTSTASNATVAEILDSGNLILRDWSDPSKLLWQSYDHPTDTWLPGVKFVMNKVTGKGPVLTSWRNSDDPAAGIFSVELDPSGLTQFILLWNGSKQYWSTGPWNGHFFSSVPEMTAYRQDPTVVNVSVEFFSNSTTNYFVYELRGDMITRTILDISGQLTQLAWVEEAQEWIRFLALPKKQCDVYALCGPFGSCNENGLPFCSCIKGFSEKSPVDWQLGDRRQGCARNTPLQCGKDDRFFAISGTQLPDDPRSLAAASVEECELLCLQNCSCTAYSYDGGCSAWYGDLLNLQELSDGSRRETVYVRLAASELPMPGRETRRTLKLVVVGAAVALALLASALVLFLRQLGKRELGTDEATEGNLVVFRYGDLQRMTRNFSERLGGGGFGSVFKGTLPDSTLIAVKKLRSLVHQGEKQFRNEVSTLGMIQHVNLVRLRGFCSEANKRLLVYDYMTNGSLNTHLFSKGSPAMAWLTRYNIAIGTARGLAYLHEQCRDCIIHCDVKPENILLDESFHPKLADFGLAKLVGRDFSKVLTTMRGTVGYLAPEWISGEAITPKADAYSYGMTLLELISGRRNTEQSREDDPFFPVLAATKLVEGDILSLLDPRLHGNADISELERACRVACWCIQDDEAHRPSMAQVVQILEGALDVDKPPTPRKLQALLDDSNTKCFSSDSSSGQGSTKALSTSLIETTSLISSEG